CGGCCAAGGACCGCCGCCGGCGCGGGCGCGAGGTGCAGATCGTCTTCCAGGACCCGTACACCAGCCTCGACCCGCGGCAGAGCGCGGAGGAGACGATCGACGAGGTGTTGCGGCTGCACCAGGGCTGGTCGGCCGAGCGCCGCAAACAGCGCATTGCCGAGCTGGTCGAGCTGGTCGGGCTCGACGAACGGCAGGCGCGAGCGTTGCCGCGCGCGCTGTCCGGCGGCCAGCGGCAGCGGGTCGCGATCGCGCGCGCGCTCGCGGCCGAACCGCAGGTCCT
This is a stretch of genomic DNA from Mycobacteriales bacterium. It encodes these proteins:
- a CDS encoding ATP-binding cassette domain-containing protein → MAEAAVLAVGGLRKEFGDLVAVDDVSFELPAGRSLAIVGESGSGKTTIARMIVGLERPTAGTIRACGADRSRPTRSAKDRRRRGREVQIVFQDPYTSLDPRQSAEETIDEVLRLHQGWSAERRKQRIAELVELVGLDERQARALPRALSGGQRQRVAIARALAAEPQVL